In a single window of the Thermotoga sp. KOL6 genome:
- a CDS encoding chemotaxis response regulator protein-glutamate methylesterase, with protein MTDKQIKVLVADDSAFMRMVLKDIIDSQPDMKVIGFAKDGLEAVEKVIELKPDVVTMDVEMPKLNGIEALKLIMKKSPTRVIMVSSLTEEGAEITIEALRNGAVDFVTKPHGSISMTFRQVASDLLNKIRQAMNVDPRTLIFKPKVSRLTISKPVVGGKIVVIGSSTGGPRSLDMIIPNLPKNFPAPIVVVQHMPPGFTKSLAMRLNSSSELVVKEAEEGEELKPGHVYVAPGDFHLGLKAQNGRVFFFLDKSDKINNVRPAVDFTLDKAAEIYKSKTIAVILTGMGKDGTKGAFKVKFYGGKVIAESKETCVVFGMPKSVIEEGYADYILPAYKIPEKLIELV; from the coding sequence ATGACAGACAAACAAATAAAAGTTCTAGTGGCGGATGATTCCGCTTTCATGCGAATGGTGCTGAAAGACATTATAGATTCTCAGCCTGACATGAAGGTAATCGGTTTTGCAAAAGATGGTCTAGAAGCGGTTGAGAAAGTAATAGAATTGAAGCCAGATGTCGTAACCATGGATGTTGAAATGCCAAAGTTGAATGGAATTGAAGCGCTGAAGCTCATTATGAAGAAGTCTCCCACTCGCGTCATAATGGTGAGCAGTTTAACAGAGGAAGGAGCAGAGATAACCATAGAAGCACTGAGGAATGGGGCCGTAGATTTCGTTACAAAGCCTCATGGTTCGATTTCCATGACCTTTAGACAGGTTGCATCGGATCTTTTAAATAAGATCAGACAGGCTATGAACGTTGATCCTCGTACTTTGATTTTTAAACCCAAAGTTTCGCGGCTGACTATATCGAAACCTGTTGTTGGTGGGAAAATCGTGGTTATAGGTTCCTCAACAGGTGGCCCTAGATCTTTGGATATGATCATACCGAATCTTCCCAAAAATTTCCCTGCTCCCATTGTTGTGGTTCAACATATGCCGCCAGGTTTTACAAAATCGCTGGCTATGAGGTTGAACAGTTCTTCGGAACTGGTTGTAAAAGAAGCTGAAGAGGGTGAAGAGCTCAAGCCAGGTCATGTGTATGTGGCCCCAGGGGATTTTCATCTTGGTTTGAAGGCACAGAACGGTAGGGTTTTTTTCTTTCTGGACAAATCTGATAAAATAAACAACGTAAGACCTGCCGTAGACTTCACTTTGGACAAAGCAGCTGAAATCTATAAATCGAAAACAATCGCCGTTATTCTGACGGGGATGGGTAAAGATGGAACAAAGGGAGCGTTCAAAGTCAAATTTTATGGAGGGAAAGTGATTGCGGAATCCAAGGAGACTTGTGTAGTTTTCGGTATGCCAAAGTCAGTAATAGAAGAAGGATATGCAGATTACATCCTACCAGCTTACAAGATACCTGAAAAACTGATAGAGCTCGTATGA
- a CDS encoding 2-oxoacid:acceptor oxidoreductase family protein, with translation MTEPVSIRIAGISGQGNILAGLILAKALVYEGKWVVQTQSYTAQVRGDVSYCDILFDDERIDYPESEYFDIECIMHQKAMDELYKSVKINGVVLLDKAFVKNVPDFVNRITRKILFVPATERAISELKTPLVSNMIMIGVLAKVCNIAKLEYLRRALKDYVRRSLWEVNLKALEIGYNMFEKQFKIRTERVWKKLAPGFE, from the coding sequence ATGACAGAACCAGTATCTATCCGCATAGCAGGAATTAGCGGTCAGGGAAATATTTTGGCAGGGTTGATTCTTGCAAAAGCTCTTGTTTACGAAGGGAAATGGGTGGTTCAGACGCAATCGTACACTGCTCAAGTAAGGGGAGATGTGAGTTATTGTGATATCCTTTTCGATGACGAACGAATAGATTATCCAGAAAGCGAGTATTTCGATATCGAGTGCATAATGCATCAAAAGGCGATGGATGAATTGTACAAATCCGTTAAGATAAACGGGGTAGTACTACTCGATAAGGCGTTTGTAAAAAACGTTCCAGATTTCGTAAATCGGATTACTCGTAAAATACTCTTCGTTCCTGCTACAGAAAGAGCCATATCTGAGTTGAAAACTCCTTTAGTCTCAAACATGATAATGATAGGGGTGTTGGCAAAGGTTTGCAACATTGCGAAATTAGAGTATTTGAGAAGAGCTTTAAAAGATTATGTTCGTCGGTCATTATGGGAAGTAAATTTAAAAGCATTGGAAATTGGATACAACATGTTTGAAAAACAATTCAAAATAAGAACGGAGAGGGTGTGGAAGAAACTTGCGCCGGGATTCGAATAA
- a CDS encoding HAMP domain-containing sensor histidine kinase produces MSFVTNEKEAFKKTHLTWTVIFTFSILLVVAIAAGIIFVAEKNRITRQFDGELMRTLEFIEKRLRVPGMMGMLRMMRELNPVFVPRGEGFQFVFPSGEVFLEVGEQLKAPGTPVKEGFSTEGNYRVFTKKIELGDTTIFLRVGRDMSDLIERRKRLVSMYLLLLVFTSSGAWIFGYFISKLALNPVKIAYESLKRFSMDASHELKTPLTVLKTTLDILKYQKDLPEKVKDKLSTMEKHVNKMIKQVEQLLLLAKSGEPFKSEMREVVNVKTLLRQILEEFKPKAETKGLTLEIECPDNLYLEVQKDALRTILENLIDNAIKFTEKGKVTVGAYKDSKLTIYVKDTGPGIPKKEQKKIFERFYRISRNTEGSGLGLSIVKELSQKLGAKVILESQEGEGSIFKLIF; encoded by the coding sequence ATGTCATTCGTGACGAATGAAAAAGAAGCTTTCAAAAAAACACATCTCACCTGGACTGTCATTTTCACCTTTTCCATACTTCTCGTTGTGGCAATAGCAGCGGGAATCATTTTTGTTGCCGAAAAAAACAGGATCACAAGGCAATTCGATGGAGAGCTCATGAGAACATTAGAATTCATCGAAAAGAGACTCAGGGTACCTGGAATGATGGGAATGTTGCGGATGATGAGAGAATTGAATCCTGTTTTTGTCCCACGTGGGGAAGGATTTCAATTTGTTTTTCCTTCTGGTGAAGTATTCCTCGAAGTCGGTGAACAACTAAAAGCACCAGGGACTCCAGTAAAGGAAGGATTTTCGACGGAAGGAAATTACAGAGTGTTCACTAAGAAGATCGAACTTGGAGATACTACAATTTTTCTTAGAGTGGGAAGAGATATGTCTGATCTTATCGAAAGAAGAAAGAGACTTGTTTCCATGTACTTGTTACTTCTCGTTTTCACATCCAGTGGTGCTTGGATATTTGGCTATTTCATATCAAAACTTGCTCTTAATCCTGTAAAAATTGCCTACGAAAGTTTGAAAAGATTCTCTATGGATGCTTCTCACGAACTTAAGACTCCTCTCACGGTTTTAAAGACCACCTTAGACATCTTGAAATACCAGAAAGATCTTCCAGAGAAGGTAAAAGATAAACTCTCTACAATGGAAAAACACGTGAACAAGATGATAAAACAAGTAGAACAGCTTCTTCTTTTGGCTAAGAGTGGCGAACCGTTCAAAAGTGAAATGAGAGAGGTGGTGAATGTAAAAACGCTTTTGAGACAGATTTTAGAGGAATTCAAACCGAAAGCGGAGACGAAAGGTCTAACATTGGAAATTGAATGTCCGGATAACTTGTATTTAGAAGTTCAAAAAGATGCCCTGAGAACCATTCTTGAGAATTTGATAGACAACGCCATAAAGTTTACAGAAAAAGGAAAAGTTACTGTGGGAGCTTACAAGGACAGTAAGCTAACGATCTATGTGAAAGATACAGGCCCAGGTATTCCGAAGAAAGAACAAAAGAAGATATTCGAAAGATTCTATAGAATATCAAGAAATACAGAGGGATCAGGTCTGGGGCTTTCTATAGTAAAGGAATTATCTCAAAAGTTGGGTGCAAAGGTGATATTAGAGAGTCAAGAAGGTGAGGGAAGCATCTTCAAACTGATTTTTTGA
- a CDS encoding 2-oxoacid:ferredoxin oxidoreductase subunit beta — protein MKTRKLVSYLRPGRWPSVWCPGCGNGIILKAFLEAVDSLSLPKEKLAVVSGIGCSSRATGYLDFNTLHTLHGRAIPFATGVKLAKPDFEVVVMGGDGDIVSIGGNHFIHACRRNIDITVIVFNNMIYGMTGGQASPTTPLYQQTTTTPIGSFEEPLDVVNLALSSGATFVARSTVYHYDHLVEILKKALKHRGISVVDVLTNCHTYFGRYNGMPEPYQMMEYFKSHTCSLERVEEGKIKIGVFRDIEKEDFLTSYRRLTKREGAME, from the coding sequence ATGAAAACGAGGAAACTTGTATCTTATCTCAGACCGGGAAGGTGGCCCAGTGTTTGGTGTCCGGGTTGTGGAAACGGCATAATTTTAAAAGCTTTTTTAGAGGCAGTTGATTCCCTTTCACTTCCTAAGGAAAAACTGGCAGTGGTCTCTGGTATTGGATGTTCTTCAAGAGCAACAGGTTACCTTGACTTCAACACCCTTCACACACTTCATGGAAGAGCAATTCCTTTTGCGACAGGTGTAAAACTTGCAAAGCCAGATTTCGAAGTAGTTGTCATGGGTGGAGATGGAGATATCGTATCAATAGGTGGTAATCACTTTATTCATGCTTGTAGGAGAAACATAGATATTACGGTAATCGTGTTCAACAACATGATATACGGTATGACAGGTGGGCAAGCTTCACCAACAACTCCTCTTTATCAGCAAACAACAACCACTCCTATTGGATCTTTTGAAGAACCTCTCGATGTGGTGAACCTTGCTCTTTCGTCTGGAGCCACTTTTGTGGCAAGAAGCACAGTTTACCATTACGACCATCTTGTTGAAATTCTGAAAAAAGCACTCAAGCACAGAGGAATCTCTGTCGTAGATGTTTTAACGAATTGCCACACTTACTTTGGCAGATACAATGGAATGCCAGAACCCTATCAAATGATGGAGTATTTCAAAAGTCATACTTGTTCCTTGGAAAGAGTCGAAGAAGGTAAAATAAAAATAGGTGTTTTCCGCGATATAGAAAAGGAAGACTTTCTCACATCTTACAGGCGCCTGACAAAGAGAGAAGGGGCGATGGAATGA
- a CDS encoding diacylglycerol kinase family protein: MRRDSNNILNSFKNAFRGIEEALKLERNLKIHFFIGIAIAMFSLFLPLDSKDLLWLYFAVFSVIGAELLNTVVEKFLDLFFEDYSESVRLVKDIAAGLVLWYSLFSIVVGILILGKNLFSWPPSIAKFFVSGVLIFFPVLSLIMRRYKKYDRQTNKSSSGG, encoded by the coding sequence TTGCGCCGGGATTCGAATAACATTCTGAATTCTTTTAAAAACGCTTTTAGAGGAATAGAAGAAGCTTTAAAGTTAGAGAGAAATCTCAAAATACATTTTTTCATAGGAATAGCGATAGCTATGTTTTCATTGTTTCTACCTTTGGATAGTAAAGACTTGTTGTGGCTTTACTTTGCTGTGTTTTCCGTTATAGGAGCCGAACTGCTGAATACTGTTGTGGAGAAGTTTCTTGATCTTTTTTTTGAAGATTACAGTGAATCTGTCAGACTGGTAAAGGATATCGCGGCTGGATTAGTGCTTTGGTACTCTTTGTTTTCGATAGTCGTGGGAATATTGATCTTAGGAAAAAATCTCTTTTCATGGCCTCCATCTATAGCAAAATTTTTTGTTTCTGGCGTTTTGATATTCTTCCCTGTGCTCTCTTTGATAATGAGGAGGTATAAAAAATATGACAGACAAACAAATAAAAGTTCTAGTGGCGGATGA
- a CDS encoding P-II family nitrogen regulator, which produces MKLIIAVIQPHKLPNVKKALFDAQIYKMTVMNVLGCGQQKGYTETYRGEIEEVNLLKKVMLLIAVNEEFVEPTIDAIQKGARTGKIGDGKIFVLDLLDCVRVRTGERGREAIG; this is translated from the coding sequence ATGAAGTTGATAATAGCAGTTATACAACCTCATAAACTTCCGAATGTAAAAAAAGCACTTTTCGATGCCCAAATTTATAAAATGACTGTTATGAACGTTCTGGGATGTGGTCAACAAAAGGGTTACACCGAGACATATAGGGGAGAAATAGAAGAGGTAAATTTGTTAAAAAAAGTGATGTTATTGATTGCCGTGAATGAAGAATTTGTGGAACCAACAATAGACGCGATACAGAAAGGTGCGAGGACAGGAAAAATAGGAGATGGGAAGATTTTTGTTTTGGATCTTCTGGATTGCGTAAGGGTAAGGACAGGAGAGAGGGGACGGGAGGCCATAGGATGA
- a CDS encoding glutamine amidotransferase family protein, with product MPYDLPHLLPDKDFRVPSACGISGIMNTSGKRFSGSIIIESMALMRERGNGLGAGYAAYGIYPELRDFYCFHMLYNSNLDKKNTEEYIKDHYEIIESEPIPTRKNPHIKEVHILWRYFLKPKDIPEDRTEEDYVVDTVMFINEKMNGAFVMSSGKNMGVFKGVGFPEDIGDFYRIDEYKGYIWTAHNRFPTNTVGWWGGAHPFGILDWTVVHNGEISSYGINRRFLEAYGYKCTLMTDTEVVAYLVDLFMRRFGYSPQLTAKILAAPLWKDIDLMPEEEKKLYTALRMNYGGALLNGPFAIIVANNNMMMGLNDRIKLRPLVAATKNDFLYIASEESAIRIICPNPDEVWTPKAGEPVIGTLKSEEKVRMVLEGENG from the coding sequence TTGCCTTATGACCTCCCGCATTTGTTACCTGATAAGGATTTCAGGGTACCATCTGCGTGCGGTATATCTGGAATTATGAACACATCCGGTAAAAGATTCAGCGGCAGCATCATAATCGAATCGATGGCACTCATGAGGGAAAGAGGAAACGGTCTTGGTGCGGGTTACGCTGCTTATGGAATTTATCCGGAGCTGAGAGACTTTTACTGTTTTCATATGCTCTACAATAGCAATCTCGATAAAAAAAACACTGAAGAATACATAAAAGATCATTACGAAATCATCGAAAGTGAACCTATCCCCACTAGAAAAAATCCCCATATCAAAGAAGTTCACATTCTATGGCGATACTTTTTGAAGCCAAAGGATATTCCTGAGGACAGAACAGAAGAAGATTACGTGGTTGACACCGTTATGTTCATAAACGAAAAAATGAACGGGGCTTTTGTGATGTCCAGTGGAAAGAACATGGGAGTGTTTAAAGGGGTCGGTTTTCCAGAGGATATAGGAGACTTTTACAGAATAGACGAGTACAAAGGATACATTTGGACTGCACACAACAGGTTTCCAACGAACACGGTTGGATGGTGGGGAGGAGCACATCCTTTTGGCATTTTAGACTGGACGGTTGTACACAATGGGGAGATTTCTTCTTACGGCATAAATAGGAGATTCCTAGAGGCTTATGGCTACAAATGTACCCTCATGACGGATACGGAAGTTGTTGCTTACCTTGTTGATCTCTTTATGAGGAGATTTGGATACAGTCCTCAACTTACCGCCAAAATACTTGCAGCCCCCTTATGGAAAGATATAGATCTCATGCCTGAAGAAGAAAAAAAGCTATACACTGCATTGAGAATGAACTATGGAGGAGCTCTTCTCAACGGGCCTTTTGCCATAATTGTTGCGAACAATAACATGATGATGGGATTAAACGACAGGATAAAACTTAGACCTTTAGTCGCTGCAACAAAGAACGACTTTTTGTACATAGCTTCGGAGGAGTCCGCTATAAGGATTATTTGTCCGAATCCTGATGAAGTTTGGACTCCCAAAGCTGGTGAACCCGTAATTGGAACTCTGAAGTCTGAAGAAAAAGTTCGGATGGTATTGGAGGGAGAAAATGGCTAA
- a CDS encoding glutamate synthase-related protein, whose amino-acid sequence MAKRKVPAEFVVERDDYKCIRCLACVRVCSYGANYYDENANKVYTENYKCVGCHFCEAICPTEAITIKRNNFDIKPLAHWTPEHLIGIMKQADTGGVLLTSMGNDRPYFSYFDRIVLNASQVTNPSIDPLREPMEIRTYIGRKESKLEIEEEEEGNVKLKTEIAPQLKLEVPVMFTAMSYGSISLNALLSLARAARTVGTFFNTGEGGLPKELREFKDNMIVQVASGRFGVSADYLNAGSAVEIKIGQGAKPGIGGHLPGEKVTEPISETRMIPVGTDALSPAPHHDIYSIEDLRQLIYAIKEATRYEKPVGVKIAAVHNVAPIAAGMVRAGADYIVIDGIRGGTGAAPKITRDHVGIPIEFAIAVVDQRLREEGIRHMASIVVAGGIRNSADVIKAIALGADAVYIGTAALVALGCHLCQTCYLGKCNWGIATQDPKLTKRLNPEIGARRAANLLRAWAHEIKEILGGMGINAIESLRGNREALRGIGLHEYELKLLGIKPAGEAW is encoded by the coding sequence ATGGCTAAGAGAAAAGTCCCAGCGGAATTCGTTGTGGAACGTGACGATTACAAGTGTATAAGGTGTCTCGCATGTGTTAGAGTGTGTTCCTATGGAGCTAACTATTACGATGAAAACGCCAACAAAGTTTATACAGAAAACTATAAATGTGTTGGATGTCATTTCTGTGAAGCTATCTGTCCAACTGAAGCGATAACTATTAAAAGAAATAACTTTGACATCAAGCCGCTCGCTCATTGGACTCCGGAACACCTGATAGGAATTATGAAACAAGCAGACACTGGCGGGGTTCTTCTAACTAGCATGGGAAACGACAGACCATACTTCAGTTATTTTGACAGAATTGTTCTCAACGCAAGCCAAGTGACCAATCCTTCCATAGATCCCCTCAGAGAACCCATGGAAATCAGAACCTATATAGGAAGAAAAGAATCGAAATTGGAGATAGAAGAAGAGGAAGAAGGTAACGTGAAGCTCAAGACAGAAATAGCACCCCAACTGAAGCTCGAAGTCCCAGTGATGTTCACAGCCATGTCTTATGGTTCCATCAGCTTGAACGCTCTTTTGTCCCTTGCGAGAGCTGCAAGAACGGTGGGGACGTTTTTCAACACAGGTGAAGGAGGTTTACCAAAGGAACTCAGAGAATTCAAAGACAACATGATTGTACAAGTTGCCTCAGGTAGGTTCGGTGTGAGTGCAGACTACTTGAACGCAGGATCCGCTGTCGAAATAAAGATCGGGCAAGGAGCAAAACCGGGTATCGGAGGCCATCTTCCAGGTGAGAAAGTCACAGAACCTATCTCGGAAACCAGGATGATACCTGTTGGAACAGACGCGCTGTCTCCTGCTCCTCATCACGATATTTACTCCATAGAGGATTTGAGACAACTCATATACGCCATAAAAGAAGCAACAAGGTACGAAAAACCAGTTGGCGTCAAAATAGCCGCCGTCCACAACGTTGCTCCGATAGCTGCTGGTATGGTTAGAGCGGGGGCGGATTATATAGTCATAGACGGTATCCGTGGTGGAACAGGAGCTGCTCCCAAGATAACGAGAGACCATGTTGGAATACCTATAGAGTTCGCCATAGCCGTTGTAGATCAGAGATTGAGAGAAGAGGGTATCAGACACATGGCTTCTATTGTCGTTGCAGGAGGAATAAGAAACAGCGCAGATGTCATAAAAGCGATTGCTCTTGGAGCGGATGCGGTTTACATTGGTACGGCTGCTTTGGTAGCTCTCGGTTGTCACCTTTGCCAAACATGTTATCTGGGGAAATGTAATTGGGGAATCGCAACACAAGATCCCAAACTTACGAAGAGGCTAAATCCAGAGATAGGTGCAAGAAGGGCAGCAAATTTGCTGAGAGCTTGGGCACATGAAATAAAAGAAATTTTAGGTGGTATGGGAATAAACGCTATTGAGTCTCTCAGAGGCAACAGAGAAGCTCTCAGAGGTATCGGACTCCACGAATACGAATTGAAACTTCTCGGTATAAAACCTGCAGGAGAGGCGTGGTGA
- a CDS encoding ammonium transporter, which yields MRKKVFLLFSILFMISLGFGQSKSVDIEKALDMVWILLSAGLVFFMQAGFAMVESGFTRAKNTVNVIMKNLMDFSVGSIVYFLFGYWIMFGKHPLSFDPSTKEGLWEFAVWMFQMAFAGTAATIVSGAMAERTKFSAYLFYTGFVTGFIYAVVGKWIWGGGWLAQKGFIDFAGSTVVHSVGGWAAMIGAALLGPRFGKYDSRGNPRPIPGHNIPLAALGTFILWFGWFGFNGGSTLAGTNAAIGMIILNTNLAAAAGAITAMMTVWLRFGKPDASMTMNGALAGLVAVTAPCAVISPVSSIIVGAIGGILVVFAVEFFDKVLKIDDPVGAISVHGINGAWGTIAVGLFVQSKYAQASGIGDINGFFFGGGIHLLVVQLMGVASVFVWTVVTSFLVFWMIKKTIGLRVDRDTELKGLDIDEHGMEGYADFEIFTTR from the coding sequence ATGCGAAAGAAGGTGTTCTTGTTATTTTCTATTCTTTTTATGATTTCTTTAGGGTTTGGTCAAAGTAAAAGTGTAGACATAGAAAAAGCTCTAGACATGGTATGGATTCTTCTTTCTGCTGGCTTAGTTTTCTTTATGCAAGCAGGCTTTGCCATGGTTGAATCTGGTTTCACACGTGCAAAAAACACGGTCAATGTCATCATGAAAAATCTCATGGATTTTTCTGTAGGCTCCATAGTCTACTTCCTCTTTGGATATTGGATAATGTTTGGAAAACATCCGCTTTCTTTCGATCCCTCAACAAAAGAAGGACTATGGGAATTCGCAGTATGGATGTTTCAAATGGCGTTTGCAGGGACTGCTGCAACTATCGTATCTGGAGCCATGGCAGAGCGTACAAAATTCAGTGCATACCTATTTTATACAGGTTTCGTCACAGGTTTCATCTATGCAGTCGTCGGGAAATGGATTTGGGGAGGGGGATGGCTTGCTCAAAAAGGTTTTATTGATTTTGCGGGTTCTACTGTTGTGCACTCTGTTGGAGGATGGGCCGCTATGATAGGAGCAGCCCTCCTAGGTCCCAGGTTTGGGAAATATGACAGTCGAGGTAATCCTAGACCCATTCCTGGACATAACATTCCACTTGCTGCACTTGGGACTTTCATTCTCTGGTTTGGATGGTTTGGGTTCAACGGAGGAAGCACTCTTGCGGGAACGAATGCAGCGATAGGTATGATAATCCTGAACACCAATCTTGCTGCCGCAGCCGGTGCAATTACTGCTATGATGACTGTATGGTTGCGATTTGGAAAGCCTGATGCAAGCATGACTATGAATGGGGCTCTTGCCGGACTTGTTGCTGTTACCGCCCCGTGTGCTGTTATCTCCCCAGTGAGTTCTATCATTGTAGGAGCGATCGGCGGAATCCTCGTTGTTTTTGCTGTAGAATTCTTTGATAAGGTTTTGAAAATCGATGATCCTGTTGGTGCCATATCGGTCCATGGTATCAACGGAGCGTGGGGTACGATCGCTGTAGGATTGTTTGTACAAAGCAAGTATGCTCAAGCAAGTGGGATAGGGGATATTAATGGTTTTTTCTTTGGAGGAGGAATCCATTTGCTTGTGGTTCAATTGATGGGAGTTGCTAGTGTTTTTGTTTGGACGGTTGTAACAAGCTTTCTCGTTTTCTGGATGATCAAAAAAACGATAGGCTTGAGAGTTGATAGAGACACTGAACTAAAAGGTCTTGACATCGATGAGCACGGCATGGAAGGGTATGCAGACTTCGAGATATTTACAACAAGATGA
- a CDS encoding response regulator transcription factor, with translation MRILLVEDERDLADLIAEALRREMFTVDVCYDGEEGMYMALNEVFDVVILDIMLPVHDGWEILKAMREKGINTPILMLTALSDVEYRVKGLNMGADDYLPKPFDLRELIARVKALIRRKTENKNTKLVCDDLVLDTISKKAFRAGKEIDLTRKEYQILEYLMMNKNRVVTKEELQEHLWSLEDTFFSDVLRSHIKNLRKKVDKGFKRRLIHTIRGIGYVIRDE, from the coding sequence GTGAGAATCCTTTTGGTCGAAGATGAGCGCGATCTTGCCGACTTAATAGCAGAAGCGTTGAGAAGAGAAATGTTCACAGTTGACGTTTGTTATGATGGAGAAGAAGGAATGTACATGGCTTTGAATGAAGTCTTCGATGTTGTAATATTGGACATTATGTTACCTGTCCATGATGGCTGGGAAATACTGAAAGCGATGAGGGAAAAAGGTATCAACACACCTATTCTGATGCTGACAGCTCTTTCTGATGTGGAGTATCGTGTGAAGGGTCTCAACATGGGAGCAGATGATTACCTTCCAAAACCCTTTGATCTAAGAGAACTAATTGCCAGAGTGAAAGCCCTGATTCGAAGAAAAACAGAGAACAAGAACACAAAGCTTGTTTGCGATGATCTCGTGTTGGATACCATCAGTAAGAAAGCTTTCAGAGCTGGAAAAGAAATAGATCTCACAAGGAAAGAGTACCAAATCTTGGAATACCTTATGATGAACAAGAACAGGGTAGTTACAAAAGAAGAGCTTCAAGAACACTTGTGGAGCCTTGAAGATACTTTTTTCTCTGATGTTTTAAGAAGTCATATAAAAAATTTGAGAAAGAAAGTGGACAAAGGATTCAAGAGGAGATTAATTCACACTATAAGGGGAATCGGTTATGTCATTCGTGACGAATGA
- a CDS encoding thymidine kinase, with protein MSGKLTVITGPMYSGKTTELLSFIEIYRLGKKKTAVFKPKIDTRYHTVKVVSHSGNGVEALAIENPKEILEHVDRETKGVFIDEVQFFEKDLFHVVRELLDRSIDVFCAGLDLTHKQNPFETTALLLSLADTVIKKKAVCHRCGEYNATLTLKISGGEEEIDVGGREKYISVCRKCYNFLKKSV; from the coding sequence ATGTCTGGAAAGCTGACAGTAATAACAGGTCCCATGTACTCTGGGAAAACAACAGAATTACTTTCCTTCATAGAAATATACCGACTAGGAAAGAAAAAGACGGCTGTTTTTAAGCCAAAAATTGATACAAGATATCATACAGTCAAGGTGGTTTCCCATTCGGGCAATGGTGTAGAGGCCCTTGCAATTGAAAATCCAAAGGAAATCCTAGAACATGTCGATCGAGAAACGAAAGGAGTTTTCATAGATGAGGTTCAATTTTTCGAAAAAGATCTTTTCCATGTGGTAAGAGAACTGTTGGATAGAAGCATTGATGTCTTCTGCGCAGGATTGGATCTTACACACAAACAAAATCCATTTGAAACAACCGCGCTGTTACTCAGTCTCGCAGATACGGTGATAAAGAAAAAGGCAGTATGTCACAGATGCGGTGAGTACAATGCAACCCTTACACTAAAAATTTCGGGGGGTGAAGAAGAGATAGACGTAGGAGGCCGGGAAAAGTACATATCGGTGTGTAGAAAGTGCTACAATTTTCTCAAAAAATCAGTTTGA
- a CDS encoding cytidine/deoxycytidylate deaminase family protein, with product MKERLTEYLNNLRIGKKPDDRESWDSYFMRITRMVSERSTCFHRKVGAVIVKDHRILATGYNQPPSKFPHCNEIGCVRDDLGINSGEHQEVCYALHAEQNALMQAAKFGIAVDGATIYVTHKPCSICARLIVNAGIKRVVYEKDYPDPLTDFFFKLTGVESVQFKGDMK from the coding sequence GTGAAGGAGAGATTAACAGAGTATTTGAACAATTTGAGAATAGGGAAAAAGCCAGACGACAGGGAATCTTGGGATTCCTATTTTATGCGGATAACCAGGATGGTGAGCGAGAGATCCACGTGTTTCCATAGGAAAGTTGGAGCAGTGATCGTTAAAGATCATAGAATTCTCGCCACAGGTTACAACCAACCTCCTTCAAAGTTTCCTCACTGTAATGAAATAGGTTGTGTTCGTGATGATCTAGGTATAAACTCTGGAGAACATCAAGAAGTGTGTTATGCACTGCATGCGGAACAAAATGCTTTAATGCAAGCAGCGAAATTTGGTATAGCGGTGGACGGTGCCACTATCTACGTAACCCATAAACCTTGCTCTATTTGCGCAAGACTCATTGTCAACGCTGGAATAAAGAGAGTCGTTTATGAGAAAGATTATCCCGACCCTTTGACGGATTTTTTCTTTAAACTCACTGGAGTGGAGAGTGTTCAATTTAAGGGTGATATGAAATGA